The nucleotide window AGACCGCGCCGGCAACACCGAGCACGGGTGCGGCCCAGGCCGTGGTCTTGAAGAACGTCGTCGGAATGATGTTCTGAATCTGCGGAGTGCCCGGCAGCGAATCCATCGTGAAACTGAAGGCGCCCAGCGCGATGGCGCCAGGCATCAACCGCTTCGGAATGTTGCTCTGCCGGTAGAGCTCCGCCGCGAACGGGTAGACGGCGAATACGACCACGAACAGAGAAACCCCTCCGTAGGTGAGTAGCGCACACACGGCCACGATGACCGCATTGGCCCGCGTGCGGCCGATGTACTTGATCGCGGCGGCCACGATGGACTCGGAGAAGCCGGACAGCTCGATGACCTTGCCAAACACGGCGCCAAGCAGGAACACGGGCAGATAAAGCTTGACGAAGCCGACCAGCTTGTCCATGAAAATCCCGGAAAACACGGGGGCAACCGCTTCCGGCTGGGTCAGGAGAACCGCCCCGAGTGCTGCGATGGGGGCAAACAGAATCACGCTGTAGCCGCGGTACGCGACAAACATCAGAAACGCCAGTGCGGCGAGCACGATGAGAAACGACATCTTGTCTCCAGTTTGTTTGCCTGCACGGGGTTGTGCAGGTTGAAGTTCTTACGTTCGACTGCCAGCTACGCAAAAAGCATGCCGCATCGCGTTAACATCATGATTACAAAGGACACCGACCTCCCTATCGAAGCGCCAAATGAAAAAACGAAGGCCGCTGACGGGCCATGCGGCGCCTTGACGTCTCCATTTGGAGACACTTCCGGGACATCCCACTACGCGGTAACAAGTCGATCGAGGTGAAACGAGAAGAATTCCGATGGTTCAGGCGTTTTCACCAATCGAGCAAATGTCTCCATTCGTGGAATAATCGTCTCCAAATGTGGACTTTCCGGATTTCAGCATGATGAACGACGATGCGCGCAACGCGCCGGGTCTCGATAGACAGCACGACCTGCTCTCCGATTACGAGTTCGTTCGCAAGCAGGCCATGCAATCGCTGTTCGAAACGCTGGATCATTCCAGCGAGGGCACCGTCGTGGTGGACGGCGATGCGCGAATCGTATGGATCAACCGGGGCTACGCGGCGCGGTTCGGATTCAGCAATCCGGATGCCGTGATCGGACTCGACTGCGAGGACGTCATCCCCAACAGTCTGATGCGCGAGGTGGTGTCCACCGGACGGCCGATTCTGCTCGACATTCTCGAGACCGGACACGAGCCGCTGGTGGTCACGCGGCTCCCCATCCGCGACGCCCATGGCAAAACGGTCGGCGCCGTGGGGTTCGCGCTGTTCGACGAACTCAAGGCGCTCACGCCCATGTTCAGCAAGTACTCGCGCTTGCAGACGGAACTGCTCGCAACGCGCCAGTCGCTCGCGCAAGCCAGGCGGGCCAAATACAGTTTTGGGAGTTTCGTGGGCACCAGCGCGGCAAGCCTGGAGACGAAGCGCCTCGGACGCCGTGCCGCGCAGCTCGACTCGCCGGTGCTGCTGCTCGGCGAGACCGGTACGGGCAAGGAATTGCTCGCGCACGCCATCCATGGTGCTTCCGCGCGGGCCGACAAACCCCTTGTCACGGTCAACGTGGCAGCCATTCCCGACGCCTTGCTCGAAGTCGAATTCTTCGGCGCGGCAGCGGGCGCCTATACCGGCGCCGACCGGAAAGGCCGCACCGGCAAGTTCGAGCTGGCCCAGGGGGGAACGCTCTTTCTCGATGAAATCGGCGACATGCCGCTACCGCTGCAGGGCAAGCTGTTGCGCGTGCTTCAGGAACGGGAGTTCGAGCCGATCGGATCGAACCGGATGGTGCATACGGACGTGCGCATCATCGCCGCCACCTCCGCCGATCTTCCGAATCTCGTGGCGCAAGGGCGCTTTCGCGCCGACTTGTACTACCGGTTGAATGTCCTGACGATTCGCGTGCCGCCACTGCGCGAACGGCCGTCGGATATCGAGGCCATGGCGTACGCGATTCTCGACAAGCTGAGCGCCTACCGCGACGCCGGTCATCTGGAACTGGACGAAGGCGCCATCGACTGCCTTCGCGCCTACCGCTGGCCCGGCAACGTCCGGGAGTTGCACAACACGCTCGAGCGCGTTGCCCTGCTCTCGGAAAGCGAGCGCATCGACGCGCGCTCGCTTTCCCGCTTCATCGGCGAGGGCATGGGCGACGGCGAGGCTAACCACCCGACCGGTGGCGCCGGCACTGCCGCTTTCGCCGTCCCGTCCGATAACAAAACCGCCGACGACGCGAATGCCCAGCGCTATGACGACGCCATGCGGGCGTTCGAGCGTCAATTGCTGACACAAGCGCTGCGCGCCGCCGGGGGCCGGGTTGCCGACGCCGCCGCGCGGCTCGATATCGGACGTGCCACCCTTTACAAGAAGATGGCCGCACTGGGCATCACGGCGCGCGAGTAACGCGCATGGGATCGACAGGCCGCGCAAACGCAATACTGCCCGATTTTTTCTCGTCAGTTGCCGCGTAGCCGGGCGATCGGCCATAATCGACCATTGCCTGTCAGAAGTCACAGGGCAACTGCGCTGGTTCGGGGCACAACTTATAACAAGCGAATTGCGACGCAAATGGCAGCCGTAATCACGAAATACGTCAGGGACGGGATCACGTATTACGAAATTCGGGGGGCTCTGCCCGACGGGAAACGCTACCGCGACCGGGTGGGTTTCAGCGAGGGCGAAATGAGATTCCGGGCACTCGTTGCGAGGCGCATCGTATTGATGCGCAACGATTACCTCTCCGAAATCAAACGCGTCGGCGACGAAATCAAAAATGCCAGGCCAACGCCCGGCTGGATGAGCCAACTGATTTTCTAGCGAACGCTACCCACACCATCGCTGCGCCCAGACTCGTGCCGGCCGGTTGAGCGGGCGGTTCCCCGTGGATGTTGCGCGACCGGCACGCCAACCGTGCAAGCGGCGCTCGGCACTTGGCGCGCGAGGGGCGACGCGCGCCCCGCCCCGATCACTCCAGCTTGAAGCTGAGCTTCGCGGTGATCCGAAAATTGACGATCTTTCCGTTGTCCACTTCGGCCGAAAGATCCTTGATGTAGATCGATTTGACGTCGCGAAGCGATTTCTGCGCCTCCTTGACCGCATTCCCGGCGGCGTCCTCCCAGCTTTTCGGCGATTCCGAGAGCACTTCGATAACCTTGACGACTTTGGACATGGTTGCCTCCTGTCTGAATTCGCGGACGGGCGTCGCCGAGCGAAATCGGGCCGCCCTCGACAAGCGTGGCATGCCGCAGCCAGTCGACGTTGACCGACGTCAAACGAATTCCGTTGCGCTCACGATGCATCGCGCTGACGCGGGCAGGTGCGGGCGCTCCCCTCATCCGGTTGGGGGAGCGGTCTGACGTAGATCAAAGGCACTCGCCATGAACGACGGATATGGCGGGCCTGCGGCTAAGTTGAAATTTCGACAGACCGACATGGAGCGAACGCGATGACGCCCGCCCGGATATCCGAAAAACGAACACCCGTCGAGGTTGAGATCAACGGCAACCATTATGTGGGGCACTACCGCGTGGTGAATGGCTCGGTCATCGCCTACGTGGGGGACGAGTGCGTTTTTGCGTCGTACGACATGAATACGCCCGAGGCGGTCGCACGGTGGCTCATCTCCGACATATGCCGCAAGCAGCAAAAGAGGGAAAAAAGGCCCCGATCACGGTGACACGCGACGTCGCGCCGCCCCGCAAGGCGCCGCCAGCGGAAGCGCCGGCATTCGCGACGGCCTCGCGGGCCGCGTCCGCGTGTCGATCGTCGACGTTCTCCGAGCTGGCCTCAACGTTGGTACGGTGCGGCGGCGTTCAGGCGACACGCATCGTGGCGGCCGGCGCCGCGGAAGACTTGCACCAGTTTCGCGTGACGATGCGTCGCTTGCGCGCGCTTTGGTGGACCTATCGTCCGTTGCTGGATCGCCGGCAATACGCGCGGCATCGCGCGCTGTTCAAGGGCCTCGGGGACATCGCCGGCCAGGTGCGAAACTACGACGTCCTGTCTTCATTGCTCGCGTGCGTCGCACACGACGCACCGCTGCCGGAAAACATTGCCCGCGAGCGCGCGCTCGCATTGGCGCACGCGAAAACGACGATGGCGCGACGCGAAGTCATGCGGGATCTGGCCAATACCAGCGCGCAAGCGGTGCAGTCCCTGCGCCCCTTGCCAAAGTGCGCGCAGAGCGAAGACGCGTTCGTCTCGCTGCGCATCGCCGTTGCAAGAAAAAACATGAAACGGGAGGCGAAAAGCGCGGGACACGCGCCAGGACGCAGCCGGCTGGAGCAACTCCATGAGCTTCGAAAGCGCGGGAAGACCGTGAGGTATCTGCTCGAATTGTTCGAACACGGCAACGCCGCCGACAATCGGCATCTCAAACAACTCGGCCGGTTGCAGGAATCGCTCGGCAAGCTTAATGACGTCGTCGCCAGCGAAGCCCTGCTGCGCAGTCGCCCTGGACTGCTCGGCGGCGAGTTGGATGCCGCAAAGTTGCGCAAGCGATTGCGATCCCTGAGAAAGCGCCATCTTCGCGCAGCGATGGCGTTGATTCGCGCATAGACAACGATGGCCAGGGCCATCGCGTGACCTCGGCCTCCGTCGACGCCCGGCACGGACGTCGCGGCGAGTGTGTTGCGGAGCGGCGCGGTGCCGCGCCGCGTCCGACGTCGCACGCTCGGATCGAGCGGTGCTGCCGCGTCACACCGGAACGCCGCTGCGCTCGCTGTTCATCACGTTGC belongs to Pandoraea pnomenusa and includes:
- a CDS encoding sigma-54 interaction domain-containing protein, producing MMNDDARNAPGLDRQHDLLSDYEFVRKQAMQSLFETLDHSSEGTVVVDGDARIVWINRGYAARFGFSNPDAVIGLDCEDVIPNSLMREVVSTGRPILLDILETGHEPLVVTRLPIRDAHGKTVGAVGFALFDELKALTPMFSKYSRLQTELLATRQSLAQARRAKYSFGSFVGTSAASLETKRLGRRAAQLDSPVLLLGETGTGKELLAHAIHGASARADKPLVTVNVAAIPDALLEVEFFGAAAGAYTGADRKGRTGKFELAQGGTLFLDEIGDMPLPLQGKLLRVLQEREFEPIGSNRMVHTDVRIIAATSADLPNLVAQGRFRADLYYRLNVLTIRVPPLRERPSDIEAMAYAILDKLSAYRDAGHLELDEGAIDCLRAYRWPGNVRELHNTLERVALLSESERIDARSLSRFIGEGMGDGEANHPTGGAGTAAFAVPSDNKTADDANAQRYDDAMRAFERQLLTQALRAAGGRVADAAARLDIGRATLYKKMAALGITARE
- a CDS encoding dodecin family protein, encoding MSKVVKVIEVLSESPKSWEDAAGNAVKEAQKSLRDVKSIYIKDLSAEVDNGKIVNFRITAKLSFKLE
- a CDS encoding CHAD domain-containing protein, which translates into the protein MPQAAKEGKKAPITVTRDVAPPRKAPPAEAPAFATASRAASACRSSTFSELASTLVRCGGVQATRIVAAGAAEDLHQFRVTMRRLRALWWTYRPLLDRRQYARHRALFKGLGDIAGQVRNYDVLSSLLACVAHDAPLPENIARERALALAHAKTTMARREVMRDLANTSAQAVQSLRPLPKCAQSEDAFVSLRIAVARKNMKREAKSAGHAPGRSRLEQLHELRKRGKTVRYLLELFEHGNAADNRHLKQLGRLQESLGKLNDVVASEALLRSRPGLLGGELDAAKLRKRLRSLRKRHLRAAMALIRA